GTTTGACGGCGACAGGTTCAACTCCACCACCTGGCCGGTGGTGCCCAGCGGGCGGGCAGCCCGGCCGTTGAGGAACAGAGTGACGCCGCCGGCATTGCCGACCTGCAGAATGATGGGGTTGCCATAACGGTATTGGAATGTTTCGCCCGGCTGGAGGATGAAATCTTGAGGGACGCGTTCACTCACGACGCGCACCCAGCAGACGGCGCTGGCACGCAGGGTGAGCACCAGCGTCTGCGGATCGGAGTCAGCGGCGGCGGACGGCATGAGCGACTCATCGGATGTCGGCGGGGCGGTGGCAGGCAGCGGCGAACCGTCCGGAGTGACGGCGTCTGTGGCTGTGTTCGTCGGGCTGTCGGTCGCCGCGGGCGCCGGGGTCGGAGCGGGTTCGGCAAGGGGCCGCTGTGGCTCCGGCGGAGTTGTGTCGTCCAGCGGCGGACTGGACTCGCTCGACTGGTAGATAAAATAAATGGTTCCCAGCAGCGCGCCCATCACAACCACCGCCGACAGAATCCGCGTCCAGTGTCCACGGCGCTGGCGGATCGGCGCCATGCGGGGTTTTTCGGCGGCTGGTGTCTCCTGGGTCTCGATCTCGGCCGACTGCTCGTAGTACAACTGGATCAACCGGTCATCATCCAGTCCTAGATGGCGGGCATAGGCACGGATGAACATTTTCGGGAACACGCCGCGCGGCAGCTTCTTGAACGCGTTGTTCTCGATGGCGTCCAGAAAATTCGTGCTGATCTTGGTGACCTCGGAGACATCGTGAAGGGTCAGGTTCTGTTCCTGGCGCTTCTGTTTGAGAATCTCTCCAACCGTGGCCATCGCTGAATCCTGATTGTGATGATGGGGACATTTATACCTTATCTGAACGTGTTTGGAAAGGATATTGTACCAGCCCGCACGAATATTTCGTCCGAACGAGGGCGAAGCGTTGGCATCTCACGAGTGGCGGGTATAATAATATGGATACGACCGAAAGACGATCAGGGACCCGTGAGCGAATCACAGAACGTGGACACCCGCTGCTGGTACGCGATCTACACCAAACGGTTGCGAGAGCAT
Above is a window of Acidobacteriota bacterium DNA encoding:
- a CDS encoding helix-turn-helix domain-containing protein encodes the protein MATVGEILKQKRQEQNLTLHDVSEVTKISTNFLDAIENNAFKKLPRGVFPKMFIRAYARHLGLDDDRLIQLYYEQSAEIETQETPAAEKPRMAPIRQRRGHWTRILSAVVVMGALLGTIYFIYQSSESSPPLDDTTPPEPQRPLAEPAPTPAPAATDSPTNTATDAVTPDGSPLPATAPPTSDESLMPSAAADSDPQTLVLTLRASAVCWVRVVSERVPQDFILQPGETFQYRYGNPIILQVGNAGGVTLFLNGRAARPLGTTGQVVELNLSPSNWRDHIAVPGEP